Proteins encoded in a region of the Stieleria neptunia genome:
- a CDS encoding SPFH domain-containing protein, translated as MSFILGLMMGIIIYSFFRCIVGGFYTVSPDQRAIVTSFGKAQRLEGMQVTDGDTDADGLSDEEHQRYEYPQVRVVGPGGPYFKMPWQDVHKVSVATQAVDLSWDPSKAQDTIEAVTKDNLTTGINGQLRYRISESNLYPYLFGVASPLEHVMGYFVSVLRERVANFVDPKGQTLLVDADVEGEEGEQTSPAIDLSEGVSINDLRKNLPLLNQYMEEQCRSTTGRYGIELDAALITEIDPPGEVDRALSAINSTRNQVAADLSTARADSEQQITMSARAVEIATNNAQAEVAPLRELAQTLTEIKNEGGSSCLHAYLRNARIPLYSVARRVIQTTKADSGG; from the coding sequence ATGTCATTTATCCTCGGACTGATGATGGGCATCATCATCTACAGCTTCTTCCGCTGCATTGTCGGCGGTTTCTACACGGTCAGCCCCGATCAACGGGCGATTGTGACGAGTTTCGGTAAAGCTCAGCGTCTGGAAGGGATGCAGGTCACCGATGGTGACACCGATGCTGACGGTTTGAGTGACGAAGAGCATCAACGGTATGAATACCCTCAAGTCCGTGTCGTTGGCCCCGGTGGTCCCTATTTCAAGATGCCATGGCAAGACGTGCACAAGGTTTCCGTCGCGACTCAGGCGGTCGATCTTTCTTGGGACCCCTCGAAGGCGCAGGACACGATCGAAGCGGTCACGAAGGATAACCTGACGACCGGGATCAACGGCCAACTCCGCTATCGAATCAGCGAGAGCAATCTGTATCCGTATCTGTTCGGCGTCGCCAGCCCGCTTGAGCACGTGATGGGTTACTTCGTCAGCGTGCTTCGCGAGCGAGTCGCCAACTTTGTCGACCCCAAGGGCCAAACGCTGTTGGTCGATGCGGACGTGGAAGGGGAGGAAGGCGAGCAAACCTCTCCGGCGATCGATCTTTCCGAAGGCGTTTCGATCAATGACTTGCGCAAAAATCTACCCCTGCTGAATCAATACATGGAAGAGCAGTGCCGATCGACGACCGGTCGCTATGGCATCGAACTCGACGCGGCACTGATCACCGAGATTGACCCGCCGGGTGAAGTCGATCGGGCATTGTCGGCGATCAACAGCACACGAAACCAAGTCGCCGCCGACCTCAGCACCGCCCGTGCCGACAGCGAGCAGCAGATCACGATGAGTGCCAGGGCCGTGGAGATCGCGACGAACAACGCGCAAGCGGAAGTCGCACCACTTCGTGAACTCGCCCAGACGCTCACCGAGATCAAAAACGAAGGCGGCTCGTCCTGTCTGCACGCCTATCTGCGGAACGCCCGGATTCCGCTTTATTCCGTGGCCCGACGGGTGATCCAGACCACCAAGGCGGACAGCGGCGGTTGA
- a CDS encoding SPFH domain-containing protein, with protein sequence MGWFGGGFIFGLMLIPILLGFARFFGLYACVGECKAHVFTLFGKVIGTLDQPGLQIPVLKFGPRALLVPFFGKSYVVDTSLRQHYLRSQMVNSEEGTPMGVGIWYEMRVTDPVSYLFTNANPDGSLQANVTSSTISTLSNLEMEKMLEDRHSLSRTVRRTVSPLSEKWGYTLGSVYIRKVAFTDRLMVDNITEKVVKRLVQVTSAMKQDGENRVGLIKSETAFRVSQKMAEASASRPKIVGKALNEIAAADSEILDTVLSVMEVDTLIESNAEVDLLPDSSNVLIQVGQGGGRDQ encoded by the coding sequence ATGGGATGGTTCGGCGGCGGATTTATTTTCGGCTTGATGTTGATTCCAATTCTGCTTGGATTTGCACGGTTCTTCGGGCTCTATGCCTGTGTCGGCGAATGCAAGGCACACGTCTTTACCTTGTTCGGCAAGGTGATCGGGACGCTTGATCAACCGGGGTTGCAGATCCCGGTGCTGAAGTTCGGCCCCCGGGCCCTGCTGGTCCCGTTCTTCGGAAAATCTTACGTCGTCGACACGTCGCTTCGCCAACACTACTTGCGAAGCCAGATGGTCAACTCGGAAGAAGGCACGCCGATGGGCGTCGGGATCTGGTATGAGATGCGGGTGACGGATCCGGTTTCGTATCTGTTCACCAACGCCAATCCCGATGGTTCGCTGCAAGCCAACGTGACCAGTTCGACCATTTCCACACTCAGTAACTTGGAAATGGAAAAGATGCTCGAAGACCGACACTCGCTCAGCCGAACGGTTCGCCGAACGGTCTCGCCGTTGTCAGAGAAGTGGGGCTACACGCTGGGATCGGTTTACATTCGTAAAGTCGCGTTCACCGATCGTCTGATGGTCGACAACATCACCGAAAAAGTCGTCAAGCGACTAGTTCAAGTGACCAGTGCGATGAAACAAGACGGTGAAAACCGAGTCGGTCTGATCAAGAGCGAAACGGCATTCCGAGTGTCACAGAAAATGGCCGAAGCGTCCGCATCACGTCCCAAGATCGTCGGCAAGGCGCTCAACGAAATCGCCGCCGCCGACTCGGAAATTTTGGACACCGTTTTGTCGGTGATGGAAGTTGACACGTTGATCGAGTCGAACGCCGAAGTCGACTTGCTGCCCGATTCGAGTAACGTGCTGATTCAGGTTGGCCAGGGCGGCGGACGTGATCAATAG
- a CDS encoding PVC-type heme-binding CxxCH protein has translation MKIQETQPVESGQPSDVSLRAHDRTTRLTGICLTLAWLVSFPSAATAQQLLPKQQHRTSDAPFLTPEEAVKKMSIPKGFDVSIFAAEPDLAEPIAFCFDDRGRMWVVENLNYRTRREHTDDKVSRIQILEDTDSDGVFDKKTTFADDLTFTSGIAVGFGGVYVGSPPNFSFIPDADGDDRPDGPPQVLLDGWGINDRHETLNSFIWGPDGWLYGCHGVFTQSRVGRPGESDSRRQFIDGGIWRFHPVTKKYEVFARGLSNPWGFDFDKHGQGFATCCVIPHLFHVVQGGVYTKQSRPHINPYIYDDIKTIRDHAHLSAHGGARFYLADAFPEEYHDRLFMCNIHEHCVLTDVMVPNGSSFIGQHGDDFLPTNDLAWVGFSVEIGPEGGVYILDWHDTDICGNAINFPQSGRIYRIMPEGAAPIARPHLRSLSDRELIAMQWHANDWYVRQARVLLHARAAAGTLDRSAAKTQLVQMFHQADTSPKRLRALWAAHVTGSVAPEEMTMLLDHDDPYVRAWTVQLLSEQTTVDAFFLADVDSSQAGLDANVLNKFASMAQQDESPVVRLYLASAVQRLPYADRWPILQALAMHAEDATDNNLARMYWFALEPMVPEFPEKALSLAVKGKLSSLQESVARRLATGDVAEASDPDWQRVVARVAPGFDVRNVGEGGIVHHKVFRNRSAMQTHPKDRHQPCRMIRDVKIPEGKKTSLQMRVSHHPHGDWQLRVLVGKDVLADQTISTSTVSKNEWLDVHVDLSKYAGRQVRLTLENRANDWQNEWAYWNEVKLVSR, from the coding sequence ATGAAGATCCAAGAAACACAACCAGTCGAATCCGGTCAGCCGTCCGACGTCAGCCTACGGGCCCACGACCGAACGACGCGGCTGACCGGCATCTGCCTGACGTTGGCATGGCTCGTCAGTTTCCCATCCGCCGCCACCGCACAACAACTGCTGCCCAAACAACAACATCGGACCAGCGACGCGCCATTTTTGACACCCGAGGAAGCGGTCAAAAAAATGTCGATCCCAAAAGGGTTTGACGTTTCGATCTTTGCCGCCGAACCCGACTTGGCCGAACCGATCGCGTTCTGCTTTGACGATCGTGGCCGGATGTGGGTGGTCGAAAATTTGAATTACCGCACCCGTCGCGAACACACCGACGACAAGGTCAGCCGGATTCAGATCCTGGAAGACACCGACAGCGACGGAGTGTTTGACAAGAAGACAACCTTTGCCGACGACCTGACCTTTACCTCCGGAATCGCGGTGGGCTTCGGAGGCGTCTATGTGGGCTCGCCGCCGAACTTCAGTTTCATTCCCGACGCCGATGGTGATGATCGGCCCGACGGACCACCCCAAGTGCTGCTGGACGGCTGGGGCATCAACGACCGCCACGAAACGCTGAACAGTTTCATCTGGGGTCCCGACGGATGGCTGTATGGCTGCCACGGCGTGTTCACCCAGTCGCGCGTGGGACGGCCCGGCGAAAGCGATTCGAGGCGTCAATTCATCGACGGCGGAATTTGGCGGTTCCACCCGGTGACGAAGAAGTATGAGGTGTTTGCCCGCGGCCTGTCGAACCCGTGGGGATTTGATTTTGACAAACACGGCCAAGGTTTTGCCACGTGCTGCGTCATCCCGCACTTGTTCCATGTCGTTCAAGGCGGCGTCTACACCAAGCAAAGTCGCCCGCACATCAACCCGTATATCTACGACGACATCAAAACCATCCGCGATCACGCGCACTTGTCCGCCCACGGCGGGGCGAGGTTTTATCTGGCCGATGCCTTTCCCGAGGAATATCACGACCGCCTGTTCATGTGCAACATCCACGAGCACTGCGTGCTGACCGACGTGATGGTGCCCAATGGTTCCAGCTTCATCGGTCAACACGGCGATGATTTCCTACCGACCAACGATCTGGCCTGGGTCGGATTCAGCGTCGAAATCGGCCCCGAAGGCGGTGTCTACATTTTGGATTGGCACGACACCGATATTTGCGGCAACGCGATTAACTTTCCTCAAAGCGGACGGATCTATCGCATTATGCCCGAAGGGGCGGCCCCCATCGCTCGTCCTCATCTGCGATCACTATCGGACCGGGAATTGATCGCCATGCAGTGGCATGCCAACGATTGGTACGTTCGCCAAGCACGCGTGTTGCTGCATGCTCGGGCCGCCGCTGGGACGCTCGATCGATCAGCAGCCAAGACGCAACTGGTTCAGATGTTTCATCAGGCCGACACCTCGCCGAAACGATTGCGTGCCTTGTGGGCGGCGCACGTGACGGGCTCGGTGGCACCGGAGGAAATGACGATGTTGCTCGATCACGACGATCCGTATGTTCGTGCCTGGACGGTCCAATTGTTGAGCGAACAAACGACGGTCGACGCCTTCTTTTTGGCGGACGTCGATTCGTCACAGGCCGGGTTGGACGCAAATGTCTTGAACAAATTCGCGTCGATGGCCCAGCAGGATGAATCGCCCGTGGTACGGCTCTACCTGGCGTCTGCCGTCCAGCGTCTGCCCTACGCCGATCGTTGGCCGATCCTGCAGGCCTTGGCGATGCACGCCGAAGATGCGACGGACAACAACCTGGCCCGAATGTATTGGTTCGCGCTCGAACCGATGGTGCCAGAGTTCCCCGAAAAAGCACTGAGCTTGGCCGTCAAGGGAAAGCTTTCCAGCTTGCAAGAATCTGTGGCCAGGCGTTTGGCGACGGGTGATGTCGCGGAAGCGTCGGATCCCGATTGGCAACGCGTGGTGGCACGAGTCGCGCCGGGATTTGACGTCCGCAACGTCGGCGAGGGTGGCATCGTTCACCACAAAGTCTTCCGCAATCGGTCGGCGATGCAGACTCATCCGAAAGACCGCCATCAGCCCTGTCGAATGATTCGTGACGTGAAGATTCCCGAGGGCAAAAAAACGAGCTTGCAGATGCGCGTCAGCCATCACCCGCACGGCGATTGGCAACTGCGCGTCCTGGTCGGAAAAGACGTCCTCGCGGATCAGACGATCAGCACCAGCACGGTCTCGAAAAACGAATGGCTGGACGTCCACGTCGACTTGTCCAAGTACGCCGGCCGGCAAGTCCGTCTGACGCTGGAAAACCGGGCCAACGACTGGCAAAACGAATGGGCTTACTGGAACGAAGTCAAACTGGTCAGCCGATAG
- a CDS encoding c-type cytochrome yields MALDEAATLALLVRTIRQTDQDTVRAALMKGMLRGLEGRRNVQAPDDWSVLAEALSRSDNASIRESADRLSQIFGDAAATERALATLRDSSAPGAERQAALGSLVTQRYEGLADELEGLLEIEALHLDAIRAYGIIAKQDAPNILLARYADAAPQSQRAIIETLATRKAYAKALVRGIKTNIVPREHIPSYIARSLRDVLGKEFTEVYGEIPELQKNTREMIDKYKRLITDEVLASADARRGRVVFQKTCGACHLMYAAGGKVGPDLTGSNRANLDYLLLNSVDPSGDVPEGYRTQLIQTVDGRVLTGVLAEEDNRRVVLKTVDQPRVVIAKEDIEARKVSEKSMMPEGQLDQLSRKDLFDLVKYMQTKSQVEAAK; encoded by the coding sequence ATGGCGCTTGACGAAGCCGCGACACTCGCCCTGCTCGTTCGAACGATTCGCCAAACCGATCAAGACACCGTGCGGGCTGCGTTGATGAAAGGCATGCTGCGGGGACTCGAAGGACGACGTAACGTCCAGGCCCCGGACGATTGGAGTGTGCTGGCGGAGGCTTTGTCGCGCAGTGACAACGCGTCGATACGTGAATCCGCCGACCGCCTGTCGCAGATTTTTGGCGACGCCGCGGCAACCGAACGCGCACTCGCGACACTCCGAGACTCCAGCGCCCCCGGCGCCGAACGTCAGGCCGCCCTCGGCTCACTGGTGACGCAGCGTTACGAAGGTCTGGCCGACGAACTGGAAGGGCTGTTGGAGATCGAAGCGCTTCACCTTGATGCGATTCGCGCCTACGGAATCATCGCAAAACAGGACGCTCCCAACATCCTGCTCGCCCGCTACGCCGATGCAGCCCCCCAATCCCAACGGGCAATCATCGAAACGCTCGCGACGCGAAAAGCCTACGCGAAAGCGTTGGTCCGCGGCATCAAAACCAACATCGTCCCACGCGAACACATTCCGTCCTACATCGCCCGATCCCTCCGTGACGTTCTCGGAAAAGAGTTCACGGAAGTCTACGGCGAGATTCCTGAACTGCAGAAAAACACGCGTGAAATGATCGACAAATACAAGCGTTTGATCACCGATGAAGTGCTGGCCAGTGCCGATGCAAGACGAGGACGCGTGGTGTTTCAAAAGACCTGTGGTGCCTGTCACTTGATGTACGCAGCAGGCGGCAAAGTCGGGCCTGATTTGACCGGATCCAACCGAGCCAATCTGGACTACCTGCTGTTAAACAGTGTCGACCCCAGCGGCGACGTCCCCGAAGGCTACCGAACCCAGTTGATCCAAACCGTGGACGGAAGGGTGCTGACCGGAGTGCTGGCCGAAGAGGACAATCGACGCGTCGTCCTCAAGACGGTTGATCAACCCCGGGTGGTGATCGCCAAAGAGGATATCGAAGCCAGGAAGGTGTCCGAAAAGTCCATGATGCCCGAAGGCCAGCTCGATCAGCTCAGCCGCAAGGACCTGTTCGACCTGGTCAAATACATGCAAACGAAATCGCAAGTGGAGGCGGCCAAATGA
- a CDS encoding efflux RND transporter periplasmic adaptor subunit, whose protein sequence is MKKWIPVVGQTLLSIAILAVGLGGFILMGTPEVPVQEPVRSPPALVVAEPAVAHTEGIAFDVDGVVVPYREIDLTAQISGRVQYKSEACRSGRTVQKGDLLLRIEPDDYELEVRRLTEELAQADAMILELDAEITSSDNQIESSRQQLAIDVRQLKRSEDLMRRSAASDSEVDSARKAELTTRNTLQSQIDQRNLLVQRRLRMESAKALVQANLDKAKLNLTRTEIVSPIDGVVVSESVEQDGYVQAGGPVVVLQDTSRLDVSCKLYMHQMHWLWQSDAADGSAEGYERGYDFPETPATVIYPLGEEDYAWRGVVDRYDGAGVDAQTRMVPCRVHVDDPTSVMKLSDLETIRRAEALVATQSDLDDGSGDDSPSLGAEITAGSLNLQPPTLMTGMFVKIRIHATPPIPLVRLPHRAIQPGNTVWTVEAGKLHKKSIAIANSSQQYVVAYQRSGGLSAGDLIVTSPLATPVEGMPVSTSADAPAGPGRRGPPGGKPKTGGPARGGRPQ, encoded by the coding sequence ATGAAGAAATGGATTCCGGTTGTCGGACAGACGCTCCTGTCGATCGCAATTTTGGCCGTCGGTTTGGGCGGTTTTATTCTGATGGGGACGCCCGAGGTTCCGGTCCAGGAACCGGTGCGGTCGCCACCCGCACTGGTCGTCGCCGAACCCGCGGTCGCGCACACCGAGGGCATTGCGTTTGACGTCGACGGAGTTGTCGTTCCGTATCGCGAGATCGACCTGACCGCCCAGATTTCGGGCAGGGTTCAGTACAAGTCCGAAGCGTGCCGCAGTGGCCGGACGGTCCAGAAGGGCGATCTGCTGTTGCGCATCGAACCGGACGACTATGAGCTTGAGGTTCGGCGTCTGACCGAAGAGCTGGCGCAAGCCGACGCGATGATTTTGGAATTGGACGCAGAAATCACATCGTCGGACAACCAGATCGAATCGTCGCGTCAGCAACTGGCGATCGACGTGCGACAATTGAAACGCAGCGAAGATCTGATGCGGCGCAGTGCCGCGTCCGATTCGGAAGTCGACAGCGCACGCAAGGCGGAATTGACGACTCGAAACACCCTGCAATCGCAGATCGACCAGCGGAATCTGCTGGTCCAACGCCGCTTGCGAATGGAAAGCGCCAAGGCGCTCGTGCAGGCGAATCTGGATAAGGCCAAGTTGAATCTGACACGCACCGAGATCGTTTCGCCGATCGACGGTGTGGTGGTCAGCGAAAGTGTTGAGCAAGACGGATACGTTCAAGCCGGGGGGCCGGTCGTCGTGCTGCAAGACACGTCACGGTTAGACGTCAGCTGCAAACTGTACATGCATCAGATGCATTGGCTATGGCAGAGCGATGCGGCAGACGGATCGGCCGAGGGTTATGAACGCGGATACGATTTTCCCGAAACCCCGGCCACCGTGATCTACCCGCTCGGTGAAGAAGACTACGCGTGGCGGGGTGTCGTCGATCGTTATGACGGGGCCGGCGTGGATGCGCAAACACGCATGGTGCCGTGTCGCGTGCACGTCGATGATCCGACCTCGGTGATGAAGCTGAGCGACCTGGAGACGATCAGACGCGCCGAAGCATTGGTGGCGACGCAGTCGGATTTGGACGACGGTTCGGGGGACGATTCGCCGAGTCTTGGCGCGGAAATCACCGCCGGCAGCTTGAATCTGCAGCCGCCCACGTTGATGACGGGCATGTTCGTGAAAATTCGGATTCATGCGACGCCGCCGATCCCGCTGGTCCGATTGCCCCACCGGGCAATCCAGCCCGGCAACACGGTGTGGACGGTTGAAGCTGGCAAGCTCCACAAGAAATCGATCGCGATCGCCAATTCGTCGCAGCAGTATGTCGTTGCGTACCAGCGCAGCGGCGGTTTGAGCGCCGGCGATTTGATCGTGACGTCACCCTTGGCGACACCTGTCGAAGGGATGCCGGTCAGCACGTCGGCTGATGCACCGGCCGGGCCGGGACGTCGCGGTCCACCGGGCGGAAAACCGAAGACCGGCGGCCCGGCCCGGGGAGGGCGGCCACAATGA
- a CDS encoding efflux RND transporter permease subunit has product MMKSIVHASINNRAALNLCMAAIMIVGWFCLRAMHRESFPEFELDRITVTVPYPGAAPQEAEQGIGQKVEEAVRSIEGIKKVTTVAMEGSCTVLMELTPGARSPDRILDEVRSGVDRIPSFPLEAEDPVVTLVTNRRPSIRVGVIAPQWAPRNEDESLSSQAELDLREVAERVRDDLLAIDSVSQVDFLAARNYQIDIEIPEQTLRAHGLTLRQTAEIIRRENRELPAGSIRSQSQEVLLRGNNRRTRGDELAELPLVTEPSGAVLTVADLGTVRDDFTDATAINVINGQPALALSVERSTSEDLFVMIDAVKGYVEQAELPTGYQLMTWSDESVEVRGRLDLLLNNGAQGLLIVFTLLLLFLDPKLAFWVALGIPFAILASGIFLYWTGQTLNLISMFAFVMALGIVVDDAIVVGENVFAHRQMGKSHMRAAIDGTVEVIPSVTTAVLTTVVAFAPLLFVSGTMGKFTAVMPAAIIAILLVSLIECITILPCHLAHEDSILFRIFKVVLYVLRPLLFVAQKLNMAATSLLDRYIQRVYKPTLAWSLGNRSIAVAICFAALILTGGLYRSGIIQFNFFPRVDGNTLSANVVFPDGTPESVTIAATKKVEDAFWRIADRYEKKGQPIAKTSYRVVGASVQGGGPGGSPMPSGGGGHKGSVEVELVNAESRGVHSRAIVAQWREAVGTIVGTEELTLGTRSFGPGGTPIEFKLLGPSRKVDDLDAAVDECKEKLATYPGVYDIKDDSVPGKWEYRFRVKPEAFAMGVRTADLAETVRAAYYGEEVMRVQRGRHEVKIMVTYPRDDRRLLANFDEVRVRLNDGVERPITELAEIDVVRSYSEINRIDQARSITVSSNLDEETGNAEEIVADLQAEFLPGLLAKYPDVRVRWEGQQERRAESMGSLFSGFGVALFVMYILLAIEFKSAAQPLLVMLIIPFGALGAVAGHLLMGLPLTLFSFYGIIALTGIVVNDSIVLIDFINSRVRGGMPIGQALSESGVRRFRPVLLTTITTIGGLVPILMESSIQAQILIPMATSIAFGELFATVIVLYLVPVTYSLYWSAGGRLVHESEDENETYQSDEPAVPMPVAT; this is encoded by the coding sequence ATGATGAAGTCCATCGTTCACGCCTCGATCAACAATCGCGCCGCACTGAATTTATGCATGGCCGCGATCATGATCGTGGGTTGGTTCTGCTTGCGGGCGATGCACCGCGAGTCGTTTCCCGAATTCGAACTCGATCGGATCACGGTGACCGTGCCGTATCCCGGGGCGGCGCCGCAGGAAGCGGAGCAGGGGATCGGGCAGAAGGTGGAAGAAGCCGTTCGTTCGATCGAAGGCATCAAAAAAGTCACGACGGTGGCAATGGAAGGTTCCTGTACCGTGTTGATGGAGTTGACTCCCGGGGCACGTTCGCCGGATCGGATCTTGGACGAAGTCCGTTCGGGCGTCGATCGAATCCCCAGTTTCCCACTCGAAGCCGAAGACCCGGTCGTCACGCTGGTCACCAACCGGCGCCCATCGATTCGCGTCGGCGTGATAGCGCCCCAATGGGCACCTCGAAATGAAGATGAATCGCTCTCTTCGCAAGCGGAGTTGGATTTGCGAGAAGTCGCCGAACGGGTCCGAGACGATCTGCTGGCGATTGATTCGGTTTCACAAGTCGACTTTCTGGCGGCGCGCAATTACCAGATCGACATCGAAATCCCCGAACAGACGCTGCGGGCACACGGGCTGACGCTGCGTCAGACGGCGGAGATCATTCGTCGGGAAAACCGCGAGCTGCCTGCCGGTTCGATTCGCAGCCAATCGCAAGAAGTGTTGCTGCGTGGGAACAATCGTCGTACCCGCGGCGACGAGCTGGCCGAATTGCCATTGGTCACCGAGCCCAGCGGTGCGGTGTTGACCGTCGCGGACCTGGGGACGGTTCGTGATGACTTCACTGACGCGACGGCGATCAACGTCATCAACGGACAACCCGCGTTGGCGCTGTCGGTCGAACGCAGCACTTCGGAAGATCTGTTCGTGATGATCGATGCGGTGAAAGGTTATGTCGAGCAGGCCGAATTGCCGACCGGATATCAGCTGATGACCTGGAGCGACGAATCGGTCGAGGTCCGTGGTCGTTTAGATCTGTTGCTCAACAACGGGGCACAAGGTCTGTTGATCGTGTTCACGTTGTTGCTGTTGTTCTTGGACCCGAAGCTGGCGTTCTGGGTGGCGTTGGGCATCCCGTTTGCCATCCTCGCCTCGGGGATCTTTTTGTATTGGACCGGGCAAACGTTGAATTTGATTTCGATGTTTGCGTTTGTGATGGCGTTGGGGATCGTGGTCGATGACGCGATCGTCGTGGGCGAAAACGTGTTCGCCCATCGGCAAATGGGCAAGTCTCACATGCGGGCGGCGATTGACGGAACGGTGGAAGTGATTCCTTCGGTCACCACGGCGGTGTTGACGACAGTGGTCGCGTTCGCACCGCTGCTGTTCGTCAGCGGGACGATGGGGAAGTTCACGGCGGTGATGCCGGCGGCGATCATCGCGATCCTGCTGGTGTCGCTGATCGAATGCATCACGATTCTGCCCTGTCACCTGGCCCACGAAGACAGCATCCTTTTCCGGATCTTCAAGGTCGTTCTGTATGTTTTGCGACCACTGTTGTTCGTCGCGCAAAAACTGAACATGGCCGCAACGTCGTTGTTGGACCGCTACATCCAGCGCGTTTACAAACCGACGCTGGCGTGGTCGTTGGGCAACCGCTCGATCGCGGTGGCAATTTGTTTTGCGGCGTTGATCTTGACCGGCGGTTTGTACCGATCAGGGATCATCCAGTTCAACTTCTTTCCCAGGGTCGACGGCAATACGCTCAGTGCGAACGTGGTGTTTCCTGATGGGACACCGGAAAGCGTGACGATCGCGGCGACCAAGAAGGTCGAGGACGCGTTCTGGCGGATCGCAGATCGCTATGAAAAGAAGGGGCAGCCGATCGCAAAGACGTCCTACCGTGTCGTCGGTGCCTCGGTGCAAGGCGGCGGACCCGGTGGATCTCCCATGCCGTCCGGTGGCGGTGGCCACAAGGGCAGTGTGGAAGTGGAACTGGTCAATGCCGAGAGCCGCGGGGTGCACAGTCGCGCGATCGTCGCGCAGTGGCGCGAAGCGGTCGGAACGATCGTGGGCACCGAAGAACTGACGTTGGGCACTCGGTCGTTCGGTCCCGGCGGGACGCCGATCGAATTCAAATTGCTCGGGCCGTCGCGCAAAGTCGACGATTTGGATGCGGCCGTAGATGAGTGCAAGGAAAAACTGGCCACTTATCCCGGCGTGTACGACATCAAGGACGATTCTGTGCCGGGCAAGTGGGAGTACCGTTTTCGAGTCAAACCCGAAGCGTTTGCGATGGGCGTGCGGACCGCGGATTTGGCCGAGACCGTCCGCGCGGCATACTATGGTGAAGAAGTCATGCGGGTCCAGCGGGGGCGTCATGAAGTCAAGATCATGGTCACCTACCCGCGTGACGATCGCCGGTTGTTGGCCAATTTTGACGAGGTCCGCGTGCGGCTGAATGATGGGGTGGAACGCCCGATCACGGAACTCGCTGAGATCGACGTCGTGCGAAGTTATTCCGAAATCAATCGGATCGATCAAGCCAGATCGATCACCGTGTCGAGCAACCTGGACGAGGAGACCGGCAATGCGGAGGAGATTGTGGCGGATCTGCAAGCCGAGTTCTTACCGGGATTGTTGGCCAAGTATCCCGACGTGCGCGTCCGATGGGAGGGACAACAGGAGCGGCGTGCGGAGTCGATGGGCAGCTTGTTCAGCGGATTCGGCGTGGCGTTGTTCGTGATGTACATCTTGTTGGCGATCGAATTCAAGTCCGCGGCTCAACCGTTATTGGTGATGTTGATCATCCCCTTCGGAGCCCTCGGCGCCGTGGCCGGGCATTTGTTGATGGGATTGCCGCTGACGTTGTTCAGTTTCTATGGCATCATCGCCTTGACCGGGATCGTGGTGAACGATTCGATCGTGTTGATCGACTTTATCAATTCCCGCGTCAGGGGCGGGATGCCGATCGGTCAAGCGCTGTCTGAATCCGGCGTGCGCCGGTTTCGCCCCGTCTTGCTGACCACGATCACGACGATCGGAGGGCTGGTTCCGATCTTGATGGAGTCGTCGATCCAAGCCCAGATTTTGATTCCGATGGCGACCAGCATCGCGTTCGGAGAATTGTTCGCGACCGTGATCGTGCTGTATCTGGTTCCGGTCACGTACTCGTTGTACTGGAGCGCCGGAGGGCGATTGGTGCACGAATCAGAAGACGAGAATGAAACGTATCAGAGTGATGAACCGGCGGTGCCAATGCCGGTCGCGACCTAG